From a single Paenibacillus sp. FSL R5-0345 genomic region:
- the rpoD gene encoding RNA polymerase sigma factor RpoD produces MANDQHTELEAEFTLDQVKDQLIEQGKKRSSLLYKDIMEKLSPFDQDPEQMEEFYEQLSDLGIEVVNENDEEVNSLRPNEDNEDKEGDEFSFDDDLSLPPGIKINDPVRMYLKEIGRVPLLSADDEVELAMRIKNGDEEAKRRLAEANLRLVVSIAKRYVGRGMLFLDLIQEGNMGLIKAVEKFDHNKGFKFSTYATWWIRQAITRAIADQARTIRIPVHMVETINKLIRVSRQLLQELGREPSPEEIAAEMELTVEKVREIMKIAQEPVSLETPIGEEDDSHLGDFIEDQEALAPADAAAYELLKEQLEDVLDTLTEREENVLRLRFGLDDGRTRTLEEVGKVFGVTRERIRQIEAKALRKLRHPSRSKRLKDFLE; encoded by the coding sequence ATGGCGAACGATCAGCATACTGAATTGGAAGCAGAATTTACTTTGGATCAGGTTAAGGACCAGCTTATTGAGCAAGGCAAGAAAAGATCATCATTGCTATACAAAGATATTATGGAGAAATTATCGCCGTTTGATCAAGACCCCGAGCAAATGGAGGAGTTCTATGAACAACTCAGTGATTTGGGGATTGAAGTTGTAAACGAGAACGATGAAGAGGTTAACAGCCTCCGGCCAAATGAGGACAATGAAGACAAAGAGGGCGATGAGTTCAGCTTTGATGATGATTTGTCACTGCCGCCAGGGATTAAGATTAATGACCCTGTTCGTATGTATCTGAAAGAAATTGGACGCGTTCCGCTGTTGTCGGCTGACGATGAAGTGGAGCTTGCTATGCGGATTAAGAATGGTGACGAGGAAGCCAAACGTCGTCTCGCGGAAGCGAATTTACGTCTCGTAGTAAGTATCGCTAAACGTTATGTTGGACGCGGTATGCTGTTCCTCGATCTGATTCAGGAAGGTAACATGGGTCTGATCAAAGCGGTAGAGAAATTTGACCATAACAAAGGGTTCAAATTTAGTACGTATGCAACTTGGTGGATTCGTCAGGCCATTACCCGCGCGATTGCGGATCAGGCACGTACGATTCGTATTCCTGTACACATGGTGGAGACGATCAACAAGCTGATTCGTGTCTCTCGTCAATTGCTGCAAGAACTGGGACGTGAACCTTCGCCAGAGGAAATTGCGGCTGAGATGGAGCTGACGGTTGAGAAAGTTAGAGAAATCATGAAGATTGCCCAAGAACCAGTATCGCTCGAAACACCGATCGGTGAAGAAGACGATTCTCATCTGGGAGATTTCATTGAGGATCAGGAAGCCTTGGCTCCCGCGGATGCAGCAGCCTATGAACTGCTGAAGGAACAGCTGGAGGATGTACTGGACACGCTCACAGAGCGTGAAGAGAATGTACTTCGTCTACGTTTTGGCTTAGATGATGGCCGGACGAGAACGCTTGAAGAAGTGGGCAAAGTGTTCGGTGTTACCCGTGAACGGATTCGCCAAATTGAAGCTAAAGCATTACGTAAGCTTCGTCATCCTAGCCGTAGCAAACGACTTAAGGATTTCCTTGAATAG
- the dnaG gene encoding DNA primase — translation MASGHGNIPEEVIESVLARHDIVDTVGKVVHLSKQGKYLWGLCPFHSEKTPSFTVTPERGVFHCFGCGMGGNAIKFRMEIEGLTFPEAVKIMAEESDIPVPEGKGGLMSPPDPERDRLIQAYEWSAKFYHYLLKNTEHGKAAMEYLRARNFSDKMIDQFQIGYAPDRWDTLLQFLEKRNFDLAEMEKGGLLSARGEGKGYIDRFRGRIIFPIANRTGKVIAFAGRILGEGQPKYLNSPESRLFNKSRILYNLHQSKASIRKTRQIVLFEGYGDVISAWEAGVHNGVATMGTSLTESHVALMKSLADEIVLSYDGDRAGQAAAMKSIPMLEGSGLRVKIALLPSGLDPDEFISKHGGERFMDQVIDSAVSSIKFKLIYLKKNHILLEEDGKIAYVKEALEVIASLHSSTEREVYLREIASELELSYDSLKQDCNLLRASMQKNIPEGDNNDKRWNNGRHKKGQVQTPTLLPAYHVAERRLLSFMIQDPEAATYVGERLGEDFNIDDHAAIAAYLYAYYAQGKPPGISRFLSSLQDDRLEKTATSISMMDTPPDWNMQVLDDCIREVRKYPLQRKMDQKREEMIQAEKSGDFLRAAQIASEIIALERQ, via the coding sequence GTGGCTAGCGGACACGGGAATATTCCGGAAGAAGTTATCGAAAGCGTGCTTGCACGTCATGATATTGTCGATACAGTCGGTAAGGTTGTCCATTTGTCCAAGCAGGGGAAATATTTATGGGGCCTCTGCCCGTTTCATTCGGAGAAAACCCCTTCCTTTACAGTTACCCCCGAACGGGGAGTATTTCATTGCTTTGGCTGCGGCATGGGTGGAAATGCCATCAAATTTAGGATGGAAATCGAAGGATTAACCTTCCCCGAAGCCGTCAAAATAATGGCTGAAGAAAGTGATATTCCCGTACCTGAAGGTAAGGGAGGCCTGATGTCTCCTCCTGATCCGGAACGCGATCGGTTGATTCAAGCTTATGAATGGTCCGCAAAGTTTTATCATTACTTGCTGAAGAATACGGAACACGGCAAAGCCGCTATGGAGTATTTAAGAGCCCGGAACTTCAGCGATAAAATGATTGACCAGTTTCAGATCGGATATGCTCCGGACCGCTGGGATACTTTGCTACAATTTTTGGAGAAACGGAATTTTGATCTTGCTGAGATGGAGAAAGGTGGACTCCTGTCTGCTCGAGGCGAGGGCAAAGGATATATAGACCGTTTCCGTGGTCGGATTATTTTTCCGATTGCGAACCGCACAGGCAAGGTGATTGCATTTGCCGGAAGAATTCTTGGAGAAGGACAACCCAAGTATTTGAATTCTCCAGAGAGCAGATTATTTAACAAAAGCCGGATTTTATACAATTTGCACCAGTCCAAAGCATCCATCCGCAAAACGCGGCAAATCGTCCTCTTTGAAGGATACGGAGATGTCATTTCGGCCTGGGAAGCAGGTGTGCATAACGGTGTAGCAACAATGGGAACATCTTTAACTGAAAGTCATGTAGCACTGATGAAGAGTCTGGCCGATGAAATTGTACTGTCTTATGATGGTGACCGGGCAGGACAAGCAGCTGCTATGAAGTCCATTCCTATGCTTGAAGGCAGTGGTCTGCGTGTAAAGATCGCATTACTGCCAAGCGGGCTCGATCCAGATGAGTTCATCTCTAAGCATGGTGGAGAAAGGTTTATGGATCAGGTTATTGATTCAGCGGTTTCATCCATAAAATTTAAGCTTATATATCTGAAAAAAAACCATATACTCCTAGAGGAAGATGGCAAAATTGCCTACGTCAAAGAAGCTTTGGAGGTCATTGCTTCGTTACATTCCTCGACCGAGAGAGAGGTTTACCTAAGGGAAATCGCTTCTGAGCTGGAACTTTCATATGATAGTTTGAAGCAGGATTGTAATTTACTTAGGGCATCGATGCAAAAAAACATCCCGGAAGGGGATAATAACGACAAAAGGTGGAATAATGGTAGGCATAAAAAAGGGCAAGTGCAGACACCAACTTTGCTGCCCGCTTATCATGTCGCGGAACGGCGTCTACTGTCCTTTATGATTCAGGACCCGGAAGCCGCCACGTATGTGGGCGAACGCCTCGGAGAAGATTTTAACATCGATGATCATGCGGCAATTGCCGCTTATCTATATGCCTATTACGCGCAAGGCAAACCACCCGGCATTAGTCGGTTTCTATCATCGCTTCAGGATGATCGTCTAGAGAAAACTGCTACATCAATTTCCATGATGGATACACCTCCAGACTGGAATATGCAGGTGCTGGATGATTGTATCCGCGAAGTACGGAAATACCCACTGCAGCGCAAGATGGATCAGAAGCGTGAAGAGATGATTCAGGCGGAAAAGTCAGGTGACTTTTTGCGTGCGGCACAAATAGCAAGTGAGATTATAGCCCTAGAGAGACAATGA
- a CDS encoding YaiI/YqxD family protein: MEKKSQSRTIVVDGDACPVKKEIAEVGRAFGVPVLMVSSYDHALKAEEGVTVVQVDRGDQSADLYIANHINAGDVVLTQDYGLAALALGKRCSVLSFRGQEYDDSKMDFMLEGRHARAVERRRGHYSKGPKPITAEEKLYFQHKMTKLLILLQENVEQ, translated from the coding sequence ATGGAGAAGAAGTCCCAATCTAGAACTATAGTCGTGGATGGGGATGCTTGTCCGGTCAAAAAAGAAATTGCCGAAGTAGGGCGCGCTTTTGGTGTGCCAGTACTGATGGTATCTTCTTATGACCATGCACTGAAAGCTGAAGAGGGTGTAACGGTTGTGCAGGTGGACCGGGGAGATCAGAGCGCCGATCTATATATTGCCAATCATATTAATGCAGGAGATGTGGTATTGACGCAAGATTATGGTCTCGCAGCACTTGCGCTCGGCAAACGATGCAGTGTGCTTTCTTTTCGTGGCCAGGAATATGATGATTCCAAAATGGATTTTATGTTGGAAGGTAGGCATGCCAGGGCCGTGGAACGAAGACGGGGACATTATTCTAAGGGTCCGAAACCTATAACGGCAGAAGAAAAATTATATTTTCAACATAAAATGACAAAACTTTTAATACTTTTGCAGGAGAATGTGGAGCAATAG
- the glyS gene encoding glycine--tRNA ligase subunit beta: MSKDILFEIGLEEIPARFIRAAMEQLQDRTSKWLDSARITHAGVTAYATPRRLAVLVKDAAEKQEDISEEVKGPSRKIALDANGDWSKAALGFARSQGVSPEQFTFKELAGVEYIYATRNSAGVETASLLSEGLLGIVNAMTFPKNMRWGAYDFKFVRPIRWLVALFGKDIIDLEITDVKAGNVSRGHRFLGTETVISEPAQYVESLRAQHVLVDVKEREELILKQINQLAEEKNWTIAIKEDLLEEVLFLVETPTVLFGTFDPSFLNIPQDVLITSMREHQRYFPVFDAAGKLLPFFVTVRNGNAVSLDVIAKGNEKVLRARLSDAKFFYQEDQKMKIDDALAKLENIVYHEELGSVGDKVRRIRQISDRLAVKLGLSDRSLTEVSRTADICKFDLVTQMVYEFPELQGTMGEDYARKAGEPETVAKAIFEHYQPRFAGDAVPSTDAGSVVSIADKIDTIVGCFSIGIIPTGSQDPYALRRQAAGIVQIVLEHKLPITLREIFEAAIEIHKNSGNSKHSDDELRINLYEFFGLRVKRLLSDNVRYDVVDAVTAAGFDDVVDVVGRSRALMSAVLDQADFKITVDSLTRVSNLAAKATSEVIDPSLLKEDAELQLYNTWQELHTPYLEAMSANNAEEALRILSGLKDAVTVFFDSVMVMAEDEQVRANRLALLAGIDADSKAFADFGKLVW, translated from the coding sequence GTGTCTAAAGATATCCTGTTTGAGATCGGTCTGGAGGAAATTCCAGCACGTTTTATCCGCGCTGCGATGGAACAGCTACAAGATAGAACATCCAAGTGGTTGGATTCTGCACGGATTACCCATGCTGGAGTTACTGCCTATGCAACACCACGTCGTCTCGCTGTTTTGGTTAAGGATGCGGCTGAGAAGCAAGAGGATATTAGCGAAGAGGTTAAAGGACCATCGCGCAAAATCGCACTGGATGCCAACGGGGACTGGAGTAAAGCTGCCTTAGGATTTGCCCGTAGTCAGGGTGTATCTCCAGAGCAATTTACATTCAAAGAGCTTGCTGGAGTTGAGTATATTTATGCTACTAGAAATAGTGCAGGGGTAGAAACAGCTTCGTTGCTCTCTGAAGGTCTTTTGGGGATCGTAAATGCAATGACTTTTCCGAAAAACATGCGTTGGGGAGCTTACGATTTTAAATTCGTGCGTCCGATCCGCTGGTTAGTTGCTCTTTTTGGAAAAGATATTATTGATTTGGAAATCACGGATGTAAAAGCAGGTAATGTGAGCCGTGGACATCGTTTTCTGGGAACAGAGACCGTAATTTCGGAGCCTGCACAATATGTGGAGAGCTTGCGTGCGCAGCATGTCCTTGTAGATGTGAAGGAACGGGAAGAACTGATCCTGAAACAAATCAACCAATTGGCTGAAGAAAAAAACTGGACGATTGCGATCAAAGAGGATCTTTTGGAGGAAGTACTGTTCCTAGTGGAAACACCTACCGTACTGTTTGGAACCTTTGACCCATCGTTCTTGAACATTCCACAGGATGTGCTGATTACTTCGATGCGTGAGCATCAGCGGTATTTCCCAGTATTTGATGCAGCGGGCAAACTTCTACCTTTCTTCGTAACGGTACGTAACGGGAATGCAGTATCTTTGGATGTTATTGCTAAGGGTAATGAGAAGGTGCTCCGTGCTCGTCTATCAGATGCCAAATTCTTCTATCAAGAAGATCAAAAGATGAAGATTGACGATGCACTAGCCAAATTAGAGAATATCGTCTACCATGAAGAACTTGGCAGTGTTGGAGATAAAGTTCGTCGTATTCGCCAAATCTCCGATCGTCTTGCTGTAAAGTTGGGATTGTCTGATAGGTCCCTCACTGAAGTAAGTCGGACTGCTGATATTTGCAAATTCGACCTTGTGACTCAAATGGTTTATGAATTCCCGGAACTTCAAGGCACTATGGGCGAAGATTATGCACGCAAAGCAGGAGAGCCTGAAACTGTGGCAAAAGCGATCTTCGAGCATTATCAGCCACGATTCGCTGGAGATGCAGTACCTTCGACAGATGCCGGCTCGGTTGTCAGTATTGCGGATAAGATCGATACGATTGTAGGATGCTTCTCCATCGGTATTATTCCTACAGGTTCCCAGGATCCTTACGCACTGCGTCGTCAGGCTGCAGGGATCGTTCAAATCGTTCTTGAGCATAAATTGCCGATTACGCTGCGTGAAATTTTTGAAGCAGCGATTGAAATTCATAAAAATTCAGGGAATTCGAAACATTCTGACGATGAACTACGTATAAACCTGTACGAGTTCTTCGGTCTGCGTGTTAAACGCCTTTTATCCGACAATGTACGCTATGATGTTGTGGACGCTGTTACAGCGGCGGGCTTTGATGATGTGGTAGATGTTGTAGGCAGAAGCCGTGCACTTATGAGTGCTGTGTTAGACCAGGCAGACTTCAAAATTACCGTAGATTCACTCACTCGTGTCAGTAATCTGGCAGCGAAAGCAACCAGCGAAGTGATTGATCCTTCTTTGCTTAAAGAAGATGCTGAGCTGCAGCTGTACAATACATGGCAGGAGTTACACACACCGTATCTTGAAGCGATGTCTGCGAATAATGCCGAAGAAGCACTTCGTATTCTCTCGGGTCTAAAAGATGCTGTTACAGTATTTTTCGATTCGGTTATGGTTATGGCGGAGGATGAGCAGGTACGTGCTAACCGTTTAGCTCTGCTTGCTGGGATTGATGCTGACTCCAAGGCGTTTGCTGATTTTGGCAAGCTCGTCTGGTAG
- the glyQ gene encoding glycine--tRNA ligase subunit alpha, producing MNFQQMILTLQQFWAEQNCIIVQPYDTEKGAGTMNPMTFLRSLGPEPWRVAYVEPSRRPSDGRYGENPNRLYQHHQFQVIIKPSPDNIQEIYLDSLKALGIDPLLHDIRFVEDNWENPSLGCAGLGWEVWLDGMEITQFTYFQQVGGIEANPVAVEITYGMERLASYIQDKENVFDLEWVSGMTYGDVFHQPEFEHSTYTFEVSDVKMLFSLFNMYEEEARRAMEQHLVFPAYDYVLKCSHSFNLLDARGAISVTERTGFITRVRNLARSVAATYLEEREKLGFPLLKKEGADRV from the coding sequence ATGAACTTTCAGCAGATGATTTTGACGCTGCAGCAGTTCTGGGCTGAACAGAACTGTATTATCGTACAGCCTTATGACACTGAAAAAGGCGCCGGTACAATGAACCCTATGACATTTTTACGCTCACTAGGTCCTGAACCATGGAGAGTTGCGTATGTAGAGCCTTCACGTCGCCCATCCGATGGACGCTATGGAGAAAACCCGAACCGTCTGTATCAGCATCATCAATTTCAAGTTATTATCAAACCATCGCCAGATAACATTCAAGAGATTTACTTGGATAGTTTGAAAGCACTCGGCATTGATCCGCTCTTGCATGATATTCGTTTTGTTGAGGATAACTGGGAGAACCCTTCACTCGGTTGTGCAGGTCTAGGATGGGAAGTATGGCTGGATGGTATGGAAATTACTCAGTTTACGTACTTCCAACAGGTGGGTGGAATTGAAGCCAATCCAGTAGCCGTAGAAATCACTTACGGTATGGAGCGGTTAGCATCCTACATTCAAGATAAAGAAAATGTATTCGATCTTGAATGGGTTAGCGGCATGACTTACGGTGATGTTTTTCATCAGCCGGAGTTTGAGCATTCTACTTACACCTTTGAAGTATCTGATGTAAAAATGCTATTCTCACTATTCAACATGTACGAAGAAGAAGCGCGTAGAGCGATGGAGCAACATCTTGTATTCCCAGCCTACGATTACGTGTTGAAATGTTCACATAGCTTTAATCTGTTGGATGCGCGTGGAGCCATCAGTGTTACTGAACGGACTGGATTTATTACCCGAGTGCGTAATCTTGCCCGCTCTGTAGCGGCAACATATCTTGAGGAACGCGAGAAGCTTGGCTTCCCGCTGCTGAAGAAAGAAGGTGCTGACCGTGTCTAA
- the recO gene encoding DNA repair protein RecO, with the protein MLHRVEGIVIRSMDYGEGNAIITLCTENAGKVGVLVRGAKKVKSRHAALIQLFTVGEFVFFRNNGGLGTLNSGEITKSHHPLREDLIKAAYASYACELLDKVLHDEETGSFWFRQLTACLNALEEDKEPGVIINVFEMKILQAAGYGPEFDTCVICGAEKPDEQLLISPRLGGALCRSCKHNDPPAMEVSARALKLLRLFARLDLTRLGNVDVKESSRDELKKIMRAFMDVQLGLKLKSQNFLDQLDKYKI; encoded by the coding sequence ATGCTACACAGGGTGGAAGGGATCGTCATCCGCAGCATGGACTACGGCGAGGGGAACGCAATCATTACGCTTTGCACCGAGAACGCCGGGAAAGTAGGGGTTCTGGTACGAGGCGCTAAGAAGGTCAAAAGCCGCCATGCTGCCCTGATCCAGCTGTTCACCGTCGGGGAATTTGTTTTTTTTAGAAATAATGGAGGTCTTGGGACGCTGAATTCCGGCGAAATCACGAAGTCTCACCACCCTTTGCGTGAGGATTTGATCAAAGCTGCATATGCGTCTTACGCTTGTGAACTGCTTGATAAGGTTCTGCATGATGAGGAAACGGGGAGCTTCTGGTTTCGCCAGCTTACGGCTTGCTTGAACGCACTTGAAGAAGATAAGGAACCTGGAGTTATTATAAATGTTTTTGAAATGAAGATTTTGCAAGCGGCTGGTTATGGTCCAGAGTTCGACACCTGTGTGATATGTGGAGCTGAAAAGCCTGATGAACAACTGCTGATAAGCCCTCGCCTGGGCGGGGCACTATGCCGCAGCTGTAAACATAATGATCCTCCAGCAATGGAGGTCTCTGCCCGCGCATTGAAATTGTTGCGTTTATTCGCCAGACTTGATCTAACTAGATTAGGGAATGTGGATGTTAAAGAAAGCAGCCGCGATGAACTGAAAAAAATTATGCGAGCCTTTATGGATGTGCAGCTTGGATTAAAGCTGAAATCACAGAATTTCCTAGATCAGCTCGACAAGTACAAGATTTGA
- a CDS encoding YqzL family protein codes for MRNFSWKYFAMTGDVDAYLLYKEAGYPLEDSGLQLVEEEKVCDEEAQ; via the coding sequence ATGCGAAACTTTTCGTGGAAGTATTTTGCAATGACAGGAGACGTCGATGCTTACCTGCTATACAAGGAAGCTGGCTATCCACTTGAAGACAGTGGATTACAGCTAGTGGAAGAAGAGAAGGTCTGTGATGAAGAAGCGCAATAA
- the era gene encoding GTPase Era yields the protein MKFKSGFVAIIGRPNVGKSTLMNQVIGQKIAIMSDKPQTTRNKIHGVYTTNNSQIVFLDTPGIHKRQSKLGDYMNQTAMSTLGEVEAVLFLVDAADGLGGGDRYIAEQLNGLKTPVILVLNKIDKIEPEALLPLMAEYNKLHSFAEIIPISAKMGSNVNTLLEQVAKYLPEGPQYYPEDQITDHPEQFVCAELIREKILHLTREEVPHSIAVAIEDMRVEPNGVVHVSAVIFVERDSQKGIIIGKQGALLKEVGRRARTDIENLLGSKIFLELWVKVKKDWRNQDRVLRDLGFHKDL from the coding sequence ATGAAATTCAAATCAGGCTTTGTCGCAATTATCGGCAGACCGAACGTAGGCAAATCGACACTCATGAACCAGGTTATTGGACAGAAGATTGCAATCATGTCGGATAAGCCACAGACCACTAGAAACAAAATCCATGGGGTCTATACAACGAATAATTCACAAATCGTGTTCCTGGACACACCAGGTATTCATAAAAGACAGTCCAAGCTAGGCGACTACATGAACCAGACAGCAATGAGCACGCTGGGTGAAGTTGAGGCTGTGCTGTTCCTTGTGGACGCTGCAGATGGTTTGGGTGGTGGAGACCGATACATTGCTGAGCAATTAAACGGACTTAAGACGCCGGTTATTCTTGTGCTCAACAAGATCGATAAAATAGAGCCGGAAGCGTTGCTCCCGCTTATGGCTGAGTATAACAAGCTGCACAGCTTTGCTGAAATCATTCCGATTTCCGCTAAGATGGGCAGCAATGTAAACACGCTGTTAGAGCAAGTCGCTAAGTATTTGCCAGAAGGTCCACAATACTACCCAGAAGATCAAATTACGGATCACCCTGAGCAATTTGTGTGCGCAGAACTAATCCGTGAGAAGATTCTGCATTTGACGCGCGAAGAAGTACCGCATTCCATTGCTGTGGCTATCGAAGATATGAGGGTTGAGCCGAATGGTGTGGTACATGTGTCTGCCGTTATTTTTGTCGAACGTGATTCGCAAAAGGGGATTATTATCGGTAAGCAAGGTGCGCTGCTGAAAGAGGTTGGCAGACGGGCTCGGACAGACATTGAGAACCTTTTGGGTTCGAAGATTTTTCTGGAGCTTTGGGTAAAAGTGAAAAAAGACTGGCGCAATCAGGACCGCGTTCTGCGGGATTTGGGCTTCCATAAAGACCTTTAA
- a CDS encoding cytidine deaminase, which translates to MDSALLMQEAIKARAKAYIPYSRFGVGAALLDQDGHIHHGCNVENAAFGPTNCAERTALFRAIADGHAIGSFKAIAVVADSDGPVSPCGVCRQVMIELCSPDMKVILGNMKGDIVETTVGELLPGAFGPVDLKQGQAPE; encoded by the coding sequence ATGGATTCCGCTCTTCTTATGCAAGAAGCGATTAAAGCACGTGCTAAGGCATATATTCCCTACTCCCGATTCGGAGTCGGAGCCGCCCTCCTTGATCAGGATGGTCATATTCATCACGGATGTAATGTAGAAAACGCTGCTTTTGGCCCAACCAATTGCGCAGAGCGGACAGCTTTATTCCGTGCTATCGCTGACGGTCATGCTATCGGTTCATTTAAGGCGATCGCCGTTGTTGCCGATTCAGATGGTCCTGTATCACCCTGCGGTGTATGCCGGCAAGTTATGATTGAGTTGTGTTCACCAGACATGAAGGTTATCCTTGGAAACATGAAGGGTGATATCGTTGAGACCACTGTGGGAGAATTACTCCCAGGCGCATTTGGTCCCGTAGATCTGAAGCAAGGACAAGCTCCTGAGTAA
- a CDS encoding diacylglycerol kinase family protein has translation MVKNTAVGHKKFWHSFRFASQGIVSAFKSELNMKVHCCLAVVVLVAAAVFRLPLASWMLLLFSITLVLTAELLNTAIEATVDLISPEIHPLAKRAKDTAAGAVLLTAVFAVLVGVYVFYHPVMDWISGLMS, from the coding sequence ATGGTGAAGAACACGGCGGTAGGACACAAGAAGTTCTGGCACTCTTTTCGGTTTGCATCGCAAGGCATCGTGTCGGCATTCAAATCCGAGCTTAACATGAAGGTGCATTGCTGTTTGGCTGTGGTTGTACTTGTTGCCGCTGCCGTGTTCAGACTTCCACTGGCCAGTTGGATGCTGTTACTCTTTTCAATCACGCTTGTCTTAACCGCCGAGCTACTCAATACGGCAATTGAAGCGACGGTAGACCTGATCTCGCCGGAGATTCATCCACTGGCTAAGAGAGCTAAAGATACCGCCGCAGGAGCTGTGCTTCTTACGGCGGTGTTTGCTGTCTTAGTTGGGGTCTATGTTTTTTACCACCCGGTGATGGACTGGATTAGCGGACTTATGTCATAA
- the ybeY gene encoding rRNA maturation RNase YbeY, translating to MSLEIVWDNEQEEYEIKDDLIALLESILQKAGEAEGIDKGEVALTFVDNTRIHELNLEYRGIDRPTDVLSFAMNESGEDELDIIYEVEEGEALEDVPDVLGDIIISVTRAQEQAEEYGHSLERELGFLFVHGFLHLLGYDHQDEASEAEMMSKQEKVLAQVGLTR from the coding sequence ATGAGTTTGGAGATCGTTTGGGATAACGAGCAAGAAGAATACGAGATAAAGGACGATCTCATAGCGCTGCTGGAGAGCATTTTGCAAAAAGCAGGTGAAGCGGAAGGGATCGATAAGGGAGAGGTTGCACTTACTTTTGTCGATAACACTCGTATTCATGAGTTGAATTTGGAGTACCGGGGAATTGACCGTCCGACAGACGTACTTTCTTTTGCGATGAATGAAAGCGGAGAGGACGAGCTGGACATTATATACGAAGTAGAAGAAGGCGAAGCGCTGGAAGATGTTCCGGACGTACTGGGAGATATCATCATTTCCGTAACTCGTGCTCAGGAGCAAGCGGAGGAATATGGTCATTCGCTGGAGCGTGAGCTTGGTTTCCTCTTCGTGCACGGATTTCTGCACTTGTTAGGATACGATCATCAGGATGAAGCTTCAGAGGCTGAGATGATGTCTAAGCAAGAGAAGGTACTGGCTCAGGTTGGGTTGACTCGCTAA